A genomic window from Bradyrhizobium lupini includes:
- a CDS encoding acetolactate synthase large subunit has protein sequence MAKGSDLLVAALENEGVDRIFGVPGEENLDVVESLRNSSIKLILTRHEQGAAFMAATYGRLTGKPGVCITTLGPGALNLTTGAAYALLGAMPMIMLTGQKGIMSSRQAKFQIVDVVSAFKPLTKLSLQIVSTSGIPTIVRDAFRIAMEERPGPVLLELPEDIAGEESEDVAMVAPHPIEIPVAHRASLDRAADMILKAKRPLIMLGAAASRPRSTAGIGGFVRRTKIPFFTTQMGKGTVPGGSNLYMGTAALSERDYVHEAVDRADLIIAIGHDTIEKPPFIMGPKGPQVIHVSYTPANVERVYFPQCEVVGDVGPSLELLADRLEGRLHHAGALLSLRESILARIGDRATEDRWPPTPQRIVHDVRKVIPEDGVVALDNGMYKIWFARNYRTYVANTLLLDNALATMGAGLPSAMMAAMLHPERRVLAVCGDGGFMMNSQEMETAVRLKLNLVVLILEDSAYGMIRWKQAVDSFPDFGLTFGNPDFVKYAESYGAKGSRVESTDSLIPTLENAFKGGGVHLVVVPIDYSENTRVLVDELREKLKQVIEPTV, from the coding sequence ATGGCCAAGGGATCAGATTTGTTGGTTGCCGCACTCGAGAACGAGGGCGTCGACCGAATTTTCGGCGTTCCCGGCGAGGAGAACCTCGATGTCGTGGAAAGCTTGCGCAACTCGTCGATCAAGCTGATCCTGACACGCCACGAGCAGGGCGCGGCCTTCATGGCCGCGACTTATGGACGGCTGACTGGCAAGCCCGGCGTGTGCATCACCACGCTTGGCCCTGGCGCATTGAACCTGACGACTGGCGCCGCCTACGCGCTGCTCGGCGCCATGCCCATGATCATGCTCACGGGCCAGAAGGGCATCATGAGCAGCCGACAGGCCAAATTCCAGATCGTCGATGTGGTTAGCGCTTTCAAACCGTTGACCAAGCTGTCGCTCCAGATCGTCAGCACAAGCGGCATTCCGACAATCGTTCGCGATGCCTTCCGGATCGCCATGGAAGAGCGTCCGGGTCCGGTTCTTCTGGAACTGCCCGAGGACATCGCGGGCGAGGAATCCGAAGACGTCGCGATGGTGGCGCCGCATCCGATCGAGATCCCGGTCGCCCATCGTGCCTCGCTGGATCGCGCTGCCGACATGATCCTCAAGGCCAAGCGGCCCTTGATCATGCTCGGCGCCGCCGCGTCCCGGCCGCGCAGCACGGCCGGCATCGGCGGCTTCGTCCGCCGCACGAAAATTCCGTTCTTCACCACACAAATGGGCAAGGGAACGGTACCCGGCGGCAGCAACCTCTACATGGGGACGGCTGCACTCAGCGAGCGCGATTACGTTCATGAAGCGGTCGACCGAGCCGATCTGATTATTGCCATAGGTCACGACACCATCGAAAAGCCGCCCTTCATCATGGGCCCCAAAGGTCCTCAAGTCATCCACGTCAGCTACACGCCGGCCAACGTGGAGCGGGTCTACTTTCCGCAGTGCGAAGTGGTCGGCGATGTTGGACCGAGCCTGGAGTTGCTGGCCGATCGTCTCGAGGGGCGGCTGCATCATGCCGGCGCGCTGTTAAGCCTTCGCGAAAGTATCCTGGCCCGGATCGGCGATCGCGCGACCGAGGACCGTTGGCCCCCGACGCCGCAACGCATCGTGCACGATGTGCGAAAGGTCATCCCTGAAGACGGCGTCGTCGCGCTGGATAACGGGATGTACAAGATCTGGTTCGCCCGCAACTACCGCACCTATGTGGCGAACACGCTGCTGCTGGACAATGCCCTCGCGACAATGGGCGCCGGGCTGCCATCCGCCATGATGGCGGCGATGCTGCATCCGGAACGCCGCGTGCTCGCGGTCTGCGGCGACGGCGGCTTCATGATGAATTCGCAGGAGATGGAAACCGCGGTTCGCCTTAAATTGAATCTCGTCGTGCTGATCCTGGAAGATTCGGCCTATGGCATGATCCGCTGGAAACAGGCGGTCGATAGTTTCCCGGACTTTGGCCTCACGTTCGGGAATCCGGATTTCGTCAAATACGCCGAGAGCTACGGCGCGAAAGGCTCGCGGGTCGAAAGCACGGATTCGTTGATTCCGACGCTCGAAAACGCTTTCAAAGGTGGCGGTGTGCACCTCGTCGTCGTGCCGATCGACTACAGCGAAAATACCCGCGTGCTCGTGGATGAACTTCGCGAGAAGCTGAAGCAGGTTATTGAGCCGACCGTGTGA
- a CDS encoding poly(R)-hydroxyalkanoic acid synthase subunit PhaE gives MSEKDKSASADSDPGLEWAKLWQTMAESSNRMVEAWSGSMAPFMLARLSEKPGGFGDGNELSAAIERMAQGPRLADVWDIDRKMALAFGAWIEMRQRLASYNAVAAAPWPEASKRFYETMSATGSDGSPHPEWREAFAKWSEISNEELIRNQRTDGFLQAQKELLQAGLKLRSRQDDVAEAASAMLGLPTRKDFDDVTQQLTELRREVRTLARQIRDQKSEAAR, from the coding sequence ATGAGCGAGAAGGACAAATCGGCTTCCGCTGATTCCGATCCCGGCCTCGAATGGGCGAAGCTGTGGCAGACGATGGCCGAATCCTCGAACCGCATGGTCGAGGCGTGGTCGGGGTCGATGGCACCGTTCATGCTGGCGCGTCTGTCGGAAAAGCCGGGTGGTTTTGGCGACGGCAACGAACTGTCGGCGGCGATCGAGCGGATGGCGCAGGGGCCGCGGCTGGCCGACGTCTGGGACATCGACCGGAAAATGGCGTTGGCCTTTGGGGCCTGGATCGAGATGCGCCAGCGGCTTGCGAGCTACAATGCGGTTGCTGCCGCTCCATGGCCTGAAGCGTCGAAGCGGTTTTACGAGACGATGTCCGCCACCGGCAGCGATGGCTCCCCGCATCCGGAGTGGCGCGAGGCGTTCGCCAAATGGAGCGAAATCTCCAACGAGGAACTGATCCGCAATCAGCGCACCGACGGGTTTTTGCAAGCTCAGAAAGAGCTACTCCAGGCGGGACTCAAATTGCGGAGTCGGCAGGATGATGTCGCTGAGGCCGCGTCAGCCATGTTGGGGCTGCCGACCCGCAAGGATTTCGACGACGTGACGCAGCAATTGACCGAACTTCGCCGAGAAGTCCGTACGCTCGCCCGCCAGATCCGCGACCAGAAGAGCGAAGCCGCACGATGA
- a CDS encoding phasin family protein, translated as MSEQINEQAEKMREMAQTTLDKAKEAVSKYITESQKLREKADSSVRSTYSAAKEMNERAVAFAEENVASGFELAQRLLHAKDPQEMGAVYQSHLKEQMEKMNAQFRELASAMNQPSTVDLNK; from the coding sequence ATGAGTGAGCAGATCAACGAGCAGGCTGAGAAGATGCGGGAAATGGCGCAGACCACGCTGGACAAGGCGAAAGAGGCTGTGTCGAAATACATAACCGAATCCCAGAAGTTGAGAGAGAAGGCCGATTCCAGCGTTCGCTCAACCTATTCGGCGGCGAAGGAGATGAACGAAAGAGCCGTCGCGTTCGCCGAGGAAAATGTGGCTTCGGGCTTCGAGCTTGCGCAACGGCTGTTGCATGCCAAGGACCCGCAGGAAATGGGTGCAGTTTATCAGAGCCATCTCAAGGAGCAGATGGAAAAAATGAACGCGCAGTTTCGCGAGCTTGCAAGTGCAATGAACCAGCCGTCGACTGTTGACCTGAATAAGTAG
- the acs gene encoding acetate--CoA ligase produces the protein MLPARVPSADDASSDQDNRIAVRRGGSKVGTEKSDTLIHDVPAGWARRAHADAAKYSSMYASSVSTPDAFWAEHGKRIDWIKPFTKVKNTSFAPGKVSIKWFEDGTTNVAMNCIDRHLARRAGQVAIIWEGDDPAESRHITYAELHDQVCRFANVLKSHGVKKGDTVTIYLPMIPEAAYAMLACAQIGAVHSIVFGGFSPDALAGRIEGCQSKVLVTADEGLRGGRKVPLKVNADDALKKVAGIVKTMIVVKRTGGGIDWVDGRDVWYADEVAKASADCAPVEMNAEDPLFLLYTSGSTGAPKGVVHSTGGYLVFASMTHQYLFDYHDGDIYWCTADVGWVTGHSYIVYGPLANGATTLMFEGIPNYPSTSRFWQVVDKHKVNIFYTAPTAIRSLMGAGEEPVKQTSRASLRLLGSVGEPINPEAWDWYHRVVGDGRCPIVDTWWQTETGGILISPLPGATALKPGSATLPFFGVMPEVVDASGAVLTGACEGNLVIADSWPGQMRTVYGDHERFMQTYFATYPGKYFTGDGCRRDADGYYWITGRVDDVINVSGHRMGTAEVESALVAHQKVSEAAVVGFPHDIKGQGIYAYVTLMSDAEPSGELRKELVAWVRKEIGPIAAPDVIQFAPGLPKTRSGKIMRRILRKIAEDEVGALGDTSTLADPAVVDDLIKNRHSQKAAPK, from the coding sequence ATGTTGCCTGCACGCGTTCCGAGCGCGGACGATGCATCATCCGATCAAGACAATCGCATCGCAGTGCGTCGGGGAGGCTCCAAGGTGGGCACGGAAAAGTCAGATACGCTGATCCATGACGTGCCGGCCGGCTGGGCACGGCGGGCTCATGCTGACGCTGCGAAATACAGCAGCATGTATGCTTCGTCGGTGTCGACGCCGGATGCTTTCTGGGCGGAGCATGGCAAGCGGATCGACTGGATCAAGCCGTTCACGAAGGTGAAGAATACCTCCTTTGCGCCCGGCAAGGTCTCGATCAAGTGGTTCGAGGACGGCACCACGAATGTGGCGATGAACTGCATCGACCGGCATCTTGCCCGGCGTGCCGGTCAGGTCGCGATCATCTGGGAGGGCGACGATCCCGCCGAATCCAGGCACATCACCTACGCGGAGTTGCACGATCAGGTCTGTCGTTTCGCGAATGTCCTGAAAAGTCACGGTGTGAAGAAAGGCGACACCGTCACGATCTACCTGCCCATGATTCCGGAAGCCGCCTATGCCATGCTCGCCTGCGCGCAGATCGGGGCGGTCCATTCCATCGTGTTCGGCGGGTTCTCGCCGGATGCCCTGGCCGGACGTATCGAGGGCTGCCAGTCCAAAGTCCTGGTCACCGCCGATGAGGGGCTGCGCGGCGGGCGCAAGGTACCGCTGAAGGTCAATGCCGACGATGCGCTGAAGAAGGTGGCCGGCATCGTGAAGACGATGATCGTGGTCAAGCGCACCGGCGGTGGCATCGACTGGGTCGACGGCCGCGACGTCTGGTACGCGGACGAGGTGGCAAAGGCCTCGGCCGACTGCGCGCCGGTCGAAATGAACGCGGAGGATCCGCTATTCCTTCTTTACACGTCGGGTTCAACCGGTGCTCCAAAGGGCGTCGTTCACAGCACGGGTGGCTATCTCGTTTTTGCGTCGATGACGCACCAGTATCTGTTCGACTATCATGACGGCGACATCTACTGGTGCACCGCCGATGTCGGCTGGGTCACCGGCCACAGCTACATCGTCTATGGGCCGCTGGCCAACGGCGCGACCACGCTGATGTTCGAGGGGATCCCGAACTATCCCTCAACATCGCGCTTTTGGCAGGTCGTCGACAAACACAAGGTCAACATCTTCTACACCGCGCCGACCGCGATCCGTTCGTTGATGGGTGCGGGGGAAGAGCCGGTCAAACAGACCAGCCGTGCGTCGCTGCGCTTGCTCGGCTCGGTGGGCGAGCCGATCAATCCGGAAGCGTGGGATTGGTATCACCGCGTGGTCGGCGATGGACGTTGTCCGATCGTCGATACCTGGTGGCAGACCGAGACAGGCGGCATCTTGATCTCGCCGCTTCCCGGCGCGACGGCTTTGAAGCCCGGTTCGGCAACCCTGCCGTTTTTCGGAGTGATGCCGGAAGTGGTGGACGCAAGTGGTGCCGTGCTGACCGGCGCATGCGAAGGCAATCTCGTCATCGCCGATTCCTGGCCAGGCCAGATGCGCACGGTCTACGGCGACCACGAGCGCTTCATGCAGACCTACTTCGCGACCTATCCGGGCAAGTATTTCACCGGCGATGGCTGCCGGCGCGACGCCGACGGCTACTACTGGATCACCGGCCGCGTCGACGACGTCATCAACGTATCCGGTCATCGCATGGGGACAGCCGAAGTCGAAAGCGCGCTCGTCGCACATCAGAAGGTTTCCGAAGCCGCTGTTGTCGGTTTTCCGCACGACATCAAGGGGCAGGGCATCTACGCCTACGTCACCTTGATGTCGGATGCGGAGCCCTCCGGAGAGTTGCGCAAGGAACTAGTGGCCTGGGTCCGCAAGGAGATCGGACCGATCGCCGCACCCGATGTCATTCAGTTTGCGCCGGGCCTGCCCAAGACCCGCTCTGGAAAGATCATGCGTCGTATTCTGCGCAAAATCGCCGAGGACGAAGTCGGCGCGCTCGGGGACACCTCAACCCTGGCCGATCCGGCGGTGGTCGATGATCTCATCAAAAACCGCCATAGCCAAAAGGCGGCGCCGAAATGA
- the ppa gene encoding inorganic diphosphatase, protein MNIDAISIGDNPPEDVNVIIEVPIGGEPIKYEMNKAAGALFVDRFLYTPMRYPGNYGFVPHTLSDDGDPIDVLVANSRPIAPGAIINVRPIGVLKMDDEGGGDEKIIAVPMPKLTMRYAHVNGIADMPQIAIEQIQHFFEHYKDLEPGKWVKVIGWGDSAEARRLIVEAIARAKS, encoded by the coding sequence ATGAATATCGACGCGATTTCGATCGGCGACAATCCCCCGGAGGACGTCAATGTCATCATCGAGGTTCCGATCGGCGGTGAACCGATCAAATACGAAATGAACAAGGCGGCGGGCGCGCTGTTCGTCGACCGCTTCCTGTATACGCCGATGCGCTATCCCGGAAATTACGGCTTCGTTCCGCACACGCTTTCGGACGATGGGGATCCGATCGACGTGCTCGTGGCCAATTCGCGGCCGATCGCTCCTGGCGCCATAATCAATGTGCGGCCGATCGGCGTGCTCAAGATGGATGACGAGGGCGGCGGCGACGAGAAGATCATCGCCGTGCCGATGCCGAAACTGACGATGCGCTACGCACACGTCAACGGGATCGCCGACATGCCGCAGATCGCGATCGAGCAGATCCAGCACTTCTTTGAACACTACAAGGATCTGGAGCCGGGGAAGTGGGTGAAGGTGATCGGATGGGGCGACAGTGCCGAAGCGCGCCGGCTGATCGTCGAGGCCATCGCGCGGGCAAAGAGCTGA
- the phaC gene encoding class III poly(R)-hydroxyalkanoic acid synthase subunit PhaC produces the protein MSDQENQTSRFARDMAANAEKMFKATQLIANTRDEDVAIGTTPKHLVMRRDKVELFHYEPMAEATAKTPVLLAYGLIGRYTMADLQPDRSLVRSLLSKGLDLWLIDWGQPGRTERWLKIDDYVDDYIDAAVDRIAQETGHDKITLLGICEGGVFTTCYAALRPEKVKNLVITITPIDFHADVKDKAAHHGFLNLWTRSLDPDDIDKLVDTYGVLPGEFMSSVFSMMTPMRSLTKYNVDLIDIVDDDAKFMNFLRMEKWLADRPHHPGGAAKQWLKDLYQENRLVEGSFELSGRRVDLKSITAPVLNVFALDDHIIPPDCSRALGAKIGSTDYTEIPLPGGHVGLFVSSKSQGKLSQSIADWLVARDANPGSES, from the coding sequence ATGAGCGATCAGGAGAACCAAACCTCGCGCTTCGCCCGTGACATGGCGGCCAACGCCGAGAAGATGTTCAAGGCGACACAGTTGATCGCCAATACGCGGGATGAAGACGTCGCCATCGGCACGACACCGAAGCATCTCGTGATGCGCCGCGACAAGGTCGAGCTGTTCCATTATGAGCCGATGGCAGAAGCGACGGCGAAGACGCCCGTCCTTTTGGCCTACGGCCTGATCGGGCGGTATACCATGGCTGATTTACAGCCTGACCGCTCGCTGGTGCGCAGCCTTCTCTCAAAAGGGCTCGATCTCTGGCTGATCGACTGGGGCCAGCCGGGCCGAACCGAGCGATGGCTGAAAATTGATGATTACGTCGATGACTACATCGATGCCGCAGTCGACCGCATCGCGCAGGAAACCGGCCATGACAAGATCACGCTGCTCGGCATCTGCGAAGGCGGCGTCTTTACGACGTGCTACGCCGCTCTGCGTCCGGAAAAGGTGAAAAATCTCGTCATCACCATCACTCCGATCGACTTCCATGCCGATGTCAAGGACAAGGCCGCTCACCACGGCTTCCTCAACCTTTGGACCCGCAGCCTCGATCCTGATGACATCGACAAGCTGGTCGATACTTACGGCGTGCTGCCGGGCGAGTTCATGAGCTCGGTGTTCTCGATGATGACGCCGATGCGCTCACTGACGAAATACAATGTCGATCTCATCGACATCGTCGATGACGACGCCAAGTTCATGAATTTCCTGCGCATGGAAAAGTGGCTCGCGGACCGTCCGCATCATCCTGGCGGAGCGGCGAAGCAGTGGCTGAAGGATCTCTACCAGGAGAACCGCCTGGTGGAGGGCAGCTTTGAGCTGTCCGGCCGCCGGGTCGATCTGAAGTCGATCACGGCTCCCGTGCTGAATGTTTTTGCGCTGGACGACCACATCATTCCGCCGGACTGCTCGCGCGCGCTCGGAGCGAAGATAGGCAGCACGGATTATACCGAAATCCCGCTGCCCGGCGGCCATGTCGGCCTGTTCGTCTCCAGCAAATCGCAGGGCAAGCTGAGCCAGAGCATCGCCGACTGGCTGGTCGCCCGCGACGCCAATCCCGGAAGTGAATCCTGA
- a CDS encoding MFS family transporter produces the protein MVAIAASHPTIPADSTAQKLSRIKAIVAASSGNLVEWYDFYAYAFTSIYFAAAFFPSGDQTSQLLATAGIFAVGFFMRPLGGWLFGWIADAHGRKNSMVLSVLLMCAGSLMIGMLPTYQTIGAAAPALLLFARMAQGLSVGGEYGTAATYMSEIAGKGNRGFYSSFQYVTLIGGQLLALLVVVVLQQTLSLDELKEWGWRVPFLFGAVAAVVALYLRRSLQETASAETMHRKEAGSLSGLWHHKRALLIVLAFTIGGSLFFYTFTTYMQKFLVNSVKLDAKTVSSIMTAALIAFMLLQPVFGALSDRIGRRNNMILFSACATLAAVPLLMALSSTTNVYAVFGLIMIGLVIACFYTSISGVVKAELFPPEVRALGVGLPYAIANAMFGGTAEYVALSLKSSGYETLFFWYVAAMALVALVASLWMPDTRTRGYLDGDGRI, from the coding sequence ATGGTTGCTATTGCTGCATCGCACCCGACAATCCCCGCTGACAGCACGGCGCAAAAGCTCTCGCGTATCAAGGCGATTGTGGCTGCGTCGTCCGGAAATCTGGTCGAGTGGTACGACTTCTATGCTTACGCATTTACCTCGATCTATTTCGCGGCGGCGTTCTTCCCGTCTGGCGACCAGACCAGCCAGTTGCTGGCGACGGCCGGCATTTTCGCCGTAGGGTTCTTCATGCGGCCGCTCGGTGGCTGGCTGTTCGGCTGGATCGCCGATGCGCATGGCCGCAAGAATTCGATGGTGCTGTCGGTGCTGCTGATGTGCGCGGGATCGCTGATGATCGGAATGCTCCCCACGTACCAAACAATCGGCGCCGCGGCGCCGGCGCTCCTACTGTTTGCGCGCATGGCACAAGGCCTGTCGGTCGGCGGGGAATATGGAACGGCGGCAACTTATATGAGCGAGATTGCCGGCAAGGGCAACCGCGGGTTCTATTCGTCATTCCAGTATGTCACGCTCATCGGCGGGCAACTTCTCGCACTCCTCGTTGTCGTGGTTCTGCAGCAAACCTTGTCGCTCGACGAGCTGAAGGAATGGGGATGGCGGGTGCCTTTCCTGTTCGGCGCCGTCGCGGCCGTTGTGGCGTTGTATCTCCGCCGCTCGTTGCAGGAGACGGCCTCGGCGGAGACCATGCACCGCAAGGAGGCAGGTTCTCTCTCCGGCCTCTGGCATCATAAGCGCGCGCTGCTGATCGTTCTCGCATTCACGATCGGCGGATCGCTATTTTTCTATACGTTTACGACCTACATGCAGAAATTCCTGGTCAACAGCGTGAAGCTGGATGCCAAGACGGTCAGCTCGATCATGACCGCTGCCCTGATCGCCTTCATGCTGCTGCAACCGGTGTTCGGGGCGCTATCGGACAGGATCGGCCGGCGCAACAACATGATCCTGTTCAGCGCATGCGCTACCCTCGCTGCGGTGCCGCTATTGATGGCATTGTCCAGCACCACCAACGTCTACGCCGTTTTTGGCCTGATCATGATCGGTCTTGTGATTGCGTGCTTCTATACCTCGATCAGTGGCGTCGTGAAGGCCGAACTGTTTCCGCCCGAGGTGCGCGCCCTAGGCGTCGGACTTCCCTACGCGATTGCCAATGCGATGTTCGGCGGAACGGCGGAATATGTTGCATTGTCGCTGAAATCGTCCGGATACGAAACCCTGTTCTTCTGGTACGTCGCGGCGATGGCGCTGGTCGCCCTGGTCGCGTCGCTCTGGATGCCGGATACGCGGACGCGAGGCTATCTCGACGGCGATGGCCGGATCTGA
- a CDS encoding adenylate kinase, translating into MRLVLLGPPGAGKGTQATRIVTRFAIPQLSTGDMLRQAVAEGTAAGLRVKHIMDRGELVPDDVVVSVIANRIDHSDAVSGFILDGFPRTVAQAEALDQELATRGIKLDAVLELEVDEDALLDRIKGRADDAASRGEPVRRDDNPEVFKTRLGVYREQTAPVTEYYRSQGLLNVVDGLQPIDAVTEQLAAALAAVTSDQIRSDVR; encoded by the coding sequence ATGAGACTGGTTCTGTTGGGGCCGCCAGGCGCAGGTAAGGGCACGCAGGCGACGAGGATCGTCACTCGATTTGCGATCCCGCAATTGTCGACCGGCGACATGCTGCGCCAGGCGGTTGCGGAAGGCACGGCTGCGGGATTGCGCGTCAAGCACATCATGGATCGGGGTGAGCTTGTGCCCGACGACGTCGTGGTATCGGTGATCGCTAATCGTATCGACCATTCCGATGCGGTAAGCGGCTTTATCCTTGACGGCTTCCCGCGCACGGTCGCGCAGGCCGAAGCGCTCGATCAGGAACTCGCCACCCGGGGCATCAAGCTCGATGCGGTGCTTGAGCTCGAGGTCGACGAAGATGCGCTGCTCGACCGCATCAAAGGGCGCGCCGACGATGCGGCAAGCCGAGGCGAGCCGGTGCGCCGCGACGATAATCCCGAGGTCTTCAAGACCCGGCTCGGCGTTTATCGCGAGCAAACCGCGCCGGTCACGGAATACTACCGGTCGCAGGGACTGCTCAACGTCGTCGACGGTTTGCAGCCGATTGACGCCGTGACCGAACAGCTCGCCGCGGCGCTTGCGGCAGTAACGTCCGATCAGATCAGGAGTGACGTCAGATGA
- a CDS encoding isocitrate/isopropylmalate dehydrogenase family protein, with the protein MPAQSKPKRPATLIPGDGIGPEIVKSAVDILEALGSPFEWDIQQGGLAAIEESRDPLPQATLDSIRRTRLALKGPLTTPVGGGFRSINVRLREEFGLYANLRPVRSMVPGGRFDEIDIVLVRENLGGLYVAFEHYIPIGEDPHAVAISTGVNTREGSRKIIEFAFDYALKNGRKKVTVVHKANVLKALTGIFLEVGHEVAKKYEGRVKMDDRIVDATAMQLVMNPWQFDVIVTTNLFGDILSDQLAGLVGGLGMAPGANIGPDAAIFEAVHGSAPDIAGKGIANPLALLLAVGLMLEHIDQPDLANRLRAAIDQVLRKDGVRTPDLGGKASTGDFTQSIIRRLGG; encoded by the coding sequence ATGCCTGCTCAATCCAAACCGAAGCGGCCCGCTACGCTCATTCCAGGCGATGGTATCGGCCCCGAGATCGTGAAATCGGCCGTCGACATTCTCGAAGCGCTCGGCTCTCCATTCGAATGGGACATCCAGCAGGGTGGCCTGGCCGCGATCGAGGAAAGCCGTGATCCGCTGCCGCAGGCGACGCTGGACAGCATCCGACGTACGCGGCTCGCCCTGAAGGGCCCGCTAACGACGCCGGTGGGGGGAGGATTCCGCTCGATCAATGTTCGTCTGCGCGAAGAATTCGGCCTTTACGCCAATTTGCGGCCGGTTCGAAGCATGGTTCCCGGAGGACGATTCGACGAAATCGATATCGTGCTGGTGCGCGAGAACCTCGGCGGGCTCTATGTCGCTTTCGAACACTATATTCCAATTGGGGAGGATCCGCACGCGGTCGCCATTTCGACCGGGGTCAATACGCGTGAAGGATCGCGCAAGATCATCGAATTCGCATTCGACTACGCGCTCAAGAACGGTCGCAAGAAGGTGACCGTCGTGCACAAGGCCAACGTGCTGAAGGCGCTGACCGGCATCTTTCTCGAGGTCGGTCACGAGGTTGCAAAGAAGTACGAGGGCAGGGTCAAGATGGACGATCGCATCGTCGATGCCACGGCGATGCAGCTCGTCATGAATCCCTGGCAGTTCGACGTCATCGTCACCACCAATTTGTTCGGCGACATCCTGTCCGATCAGCTCGCCGGGTTGGTCGGCGGTCTCGGCATGGCTCCCGGTGCCAACATCGGTCCGGATGCGGCGATCTTCGAGGCCGTGCACGGCTCGGCGCCGGATATCGCCGGCAAGGGAATCGCCAATCCGCTCGCTTTACTGCTGGCGGTCGGGCTGATGCTGGAGCACATTGATCAGCCTGATCTCGCAAACCGTCTTAGAGCGGCAATTGATCAGGTCTTGCGCAAGGACGGCGTTCGCACGCCCGATCTGGGCGGCAAGGCGTCTACTGGCGACTTCACGCAAAGCATCATCCGTCGATTGGGAGGCTAA
- a CDS encoding MFS transporter: MPTNSAPLPRIEAETMRRITWRLLPFFMVCYFISYVDRVNAGFAALQMNKDLGLTQAAFGAGGALFYIAYILFEVPSNLAMQKVGARIWIARIMITWGIVGILSAFAVGPITFYLSRFLLGAAEAGFFPGVILYLTFWFPAAYRARIVAVFMVAIPLSSFLGSPISGALLAMDGVLGLRGWQWLFIVEAIPAVLLGLVSFFGLPNKPADAKWLEPEARNWLDARLQSERSMAKQVGHMSLWQILTNKYVLILGLIYAGSSATSNALSLWQPQIVKSFGMSNMETGFLNAIPFGIASVAMIFWGRYSDRSNAHAQNTAIPLALCATALLATMLTSSLPVTLAILSVVLIGNYSIKGPFWALATGTLSPATAAAGIAGINTLSHIGTSGAVWLLGVIKEATGSFPMALIPLALLQIAGIIAVLWISKQETLPATSAASPVH, encoded by the coding sequence ATGCCAACGAATTCCGCGCCGCTACCGAGGATCGAAGCGGAAACCATGCGCCGCATTACATGGCGCCTGCTTCCGTTTTTCATGGTGTGCTATTTCATTTCATACGTTGACCGCGTCAATGCCGGGTTTGCGGCCCTGCAAATGAACAAGGATCTGGGCCTGACGCAGGCTGCCTTCGGGGCGGGCGGGGCGCTGTTCTATATCGCCTACATTCTTTTCGAGGTCCCCAGTAATCTGGCGATGCAGAAAGTTGGCGCGCGGATCTGGATCGCGCGCATTATGATCACATGGGGGATAGTCGGTATTCTCTCCGCTTTCGCGGTAGGGCCGATTACTTTTTATCTGAGCCGCTTCTTGTTGGGTGCAGCGGAGGCCGGGTTCTTTCCTGGTGTGATCCTGTATCTGACCTTCTGGTTTCCGGCGGCCTATCGCGCACGGATCGTTGCGGTTTTCATGGTGGCGATACCGCTATCGAGCTTTTTGGGATCGCCAATATCCGGCGCTTTGCTGGCGATGGATGGCGTGCTCGGCCTTCGTGGTTGGCAATGGCTTTTCATCGTTGAAGCCATTCCGGCCGTCCTGCTCGGCCTGGTCTCGTTCTTCGGGCTTCCGAACAAACCCGCTGATGCAAAATGGCTCGAGCCGGAGGCGCGCAATTGGCTCGACGCGCGCCTGCAGTCGGAACGATCGATGGCGAAGCAGGTCGGCCACATGTCGCTGTGGCAAATTCTGACCAACAAATATGTGCTCATCCTCGGTTTGATCTATGCGGGAAGCTCGGCCACGAGCAACGCGTTGTCGCTGTGGCAGCCTCAGATCGTGAAATCGTTCGGGATGTCCAACATGGAGACCGGCTTCCTGAATGCCATCCCATTTGGCATCGCCTCCGTTGCGATGATCTTTTGGGGAAGATATTCGGACAGGTCGAACGCCCATGCCCAAAACACCGCAATACCACTTGCGTTATGCGCAACGGCGCTGCTTGCGACCATGCTCACGAGCTCATTACCCGTGACGCTTGCTATTCTGAGCGTGGTCTTGATCGGTAATTATTCGATCAAGGGACCATTCTGGGCCCTGGCGACTGGGACACTCTCTCCGGCAACTGCTGCGGCCGGAATTGCCGGCATCAATACCCTGTCGCACATCGGCACTTCTGGCGCGGTGTGGCTGCTCGGCGTCATTAAGGAGGCGACGGGTAGCTTCCCCATGGCCTTGATACCGCTGGCTTTGCTTCAAATCGCCGGGATCATCGCGGTGCTTTGGATCAGCAAGCAGGAAACGCTACCCGCCACCTCCGCCGCAAGCCCCGTACATTGA